Proteins from a single region of Dyadobacter fanqingshengii:
- a CDS encoding TrmH family RNA methyltransferase yields MLSKNRIKYINSLKIKKYRQLHQSFIVEGAKSVLELLDSDFNMEFVLTTQEFEQKYASILSRHNTITETVTLQELEGLGSFQTNDSCLAVAKTKQNDFLSPEKSEYVLVLDDVRDPGNLGSIIRIADWYGIKKIICSNDTTDVYNPKVIAASKGSFTRVDLFYTDLTSYLAENAADKAVIGAFLGGESLYTFNFSHSGGYIVMGNESNGIGNAVEKFVTSKITIPRVGEAESLNVGIATAVMLDNLRRQINV; encoded by the coding sequence ATGCTGTCAAAAAATCGTATAAAGTATATTAACTCGCTTAAAATCAAGAAGTACAGGCAACTTCACCAGTCATTTATTGTGGAAGGCGCCAAGAGTGTGCTGGAATTGCTCGATTCCGATTTTAACATGGAGTTCGTGTTAACAACACAGGAATTTGAACAAAAATACGCAAGTATTTTAAGCAGGCATAACACAATCACAGAAACGGTCACGTTACAGGAATTGGAAGGCTTAGGTTCTTTTCAAACAAACGATTCTTGCCTGGCTGTTGCTAAAACGAAGCAAAACGATTTTTTGTCTCCTGAAAAATCAGAATATGTGCTTGTTTTGGATGATGTCCGCGATCCGGGAAATTTGGGTTCCATTATCAGGATCGCCGATTGGTACGGGATCAAAAAAATTATCTGTTCCAATGATACAACCGATGTTTATAATCCTAAGGTCATTGCCGCCAGCAAAGGATCATTTACAAGAGTCGATCTTTTTTACACGGATCTGACTTCCTATTTGGCTGAAAATGCTGCTGACAAGGCTGTTATCGGTGCTTTTCTAGGCGGGGAATCACTTTATACTTTCAATTTCTCACATTCGGGCGGCTACATTGTAATGGGCAATGAGTCGAATGGGATAGGAAATGCGGTTGAAAAATTTGTTACCAGTAAAATTACAATTCCTCGGGTAGGAGAGGCGGAATCGCTTAATGTGGGCATTGCAACGGCTGTAATGCTGGATAATCTAAGGCGGCAGATTAACGTCTAA
- a CDS encoding queuosine precursor transporter codes for MTIENTSVQEAKRQRLFLLLCGIFLTNALIAEIIGGKIFSVETLLGIPPAQLLIGGQRLDFNMTAGVINWPVVFVTSDIINEYFGRKGVKRISFLTACFIAYTFITILVATLLPPAQFWLDINNTDKAGNVFNINDAFSKIFNQGLGIMIGSIVAFLLGQLLDVAVFSWLRRKTGSKFIWLRATGSTMFSQLIDSFVVITIAFYVFGNWDLNQVFSVGTINYLYKGLIAILLTPLLYVAHYFIDNYLGKEYAEELSHKAAHE; via the coding sequence ATGACCATCGAAAATACTAGTGTTCAGGAAGCAAAGCGGCAACGTTTGTTTTTGCTGCTTTGTGGGATATTTTTGACCAACGCACTGATCGCCGAGATCATTGGCGGTAAGATATTTTCGGTGGAAACTTTACTCGGGATCCCGCCAGCACAACTGCTTATAGGCGGTCAAAGGCTCGACTTTAATATGACGGCTGGTGTCATTAACTGGCCGGTCGTTTTTGTGACTTCTGATATTATCAATGAATATTTCGGGAGAAAAGGTGTAAAACGCATCTCATTTTTGACCGCTTGCTTTATTGCTTACACTTTTATCACCATCCTTGTAGCCACACTGTTGCCGCCTGCCCAATTTTGGCTGGACATTAACAACACCGACAAAGCCGGGAATGTGTTTAACATTAACGACGCATTTTCGAAGATTTTCAATCAGGGACTGGGCATTATGATCGGGTCGATCGTGGCGTTTCTATTGGGTCAATTACTGGATGTGGCCGTATTTTCGTGGTTAAGGAGAAAAACAGGCAGCAAGTTCATCTGGCTCCGTGCAACCGGATCCACCATGTTTTCTCAGCTGATCGACAGTTTTGTAGTGATCACCATTGCATTTTACGTCTTTGGAAACTGGGACCTCAACCAGGTTTTCTCTGTCGGGACAATCAATTATTTATACAAAGGTCTTATTGCGATCCTGCTTACGCCCCTTCTTTACGTTGCGCATTATTTTATTGACAACTATTTGGGCAAGGAATACGCAGAAGAACTGTCGCACAAAGCCGCGCACGAGTAA
- a CDS encoding pyridoxal phosphate-dependent aminotransferase, giving the protein MEFLKSQRLNNLKYEIRGATYQKALELESLGYKIHNLNIGNPAPFGFDSPDEIVHDIIMNLRNAQGYSDSRGLFAARKAVMHYTQTIGIQDVEINDIFIGNGVSELILLSMQALLNPGDEILVPSPDYPLWTAAIALSGGTPVHYVCDEESDWNPDLDDLEKKITSRTKGIVLINPNNPTGAVYEKDVLIRIAKIAEEHGLIIFSDEIYDKILYDGAVHYPMGSLVTETLCVTYGGLSKNYRSAGFRGGWMILSGAKQKAKSYLEGILLLASMRLCANVPTQYAIQTALGGYQSIKELVVPTGRLHKQMNLVYDRLTSIPGITCVKPKGSLYVFPKIDLKKFGLKTDEQFVYDLLSDQKVLVVAGTGFNYISDDHFRIVFLPTIDELNQAMDKIEFFFENRRILSTRTVEDVIA; this is encoded by the coding sequence ATGGAATTTTTAAAAAGCCAGCGCCTTAATAACCTCAAATATGAGATTCGCGGCGCTACGTATCAAAAAGCATTGGAACTGGAAAGCCTCGGTTATAAAATCCATAACCTGAACATTGGTAATCCAGCCCCGTTCGGATTTGACTCTCCGGATGAGATTGTTCACGATATCATCATGAATCTCCGCAACGCGCAGGGCTATTCAGATTCCAGGGGATTGTTCGCCGCCAGAAAGGCGGTCATGCACTACACGCAAACAATTGGTATTCAGGATGTTGAAATAAATGATATTTTCATAGGCAATGGTGTAAGCGAGCTCATTCTGCTTTCTATGCAAGCTTTGCTGAACCCGGGAGACGAAATATTGGTCCCATCGCCGGATTACCCGCTTTGGACGGCCGCTATCGCGTTAAGCGGAGGCACGCCCGTGCATTACGTATGCGACGAGGAGTCGGACTGGAACCCCGATCTGGACGATCTGGAAAAGAAGATTACTTCCCGCACAAAAGGAATCGTCCTGATCAACCCTAATAACCCAACGGGCGCTGTTTACGAAAAAGACGTGCTGATCCGCATTGCCAAAATTGCAGAAGAGCATGGCCTCATCATTTTCTCGGATGAGATTTACGATAAAATCCTTTACGACGGAGCTGTACATTACCCAATGGGATCGCTCGTAACGGAAACGCTTTGTGTGACATACGGCGGACTTTCAAAAAATTACAGGTCGGCTGGCTTCCGTGGGGGATGGATGATCCTTAGCGGCGCTAAACAAAAAGCCAAGTCATATCTCGAAGGGATTTTACTGCTCGCCAGCATGCGCCTTTGCGCCAATGTTCCCACGCAGTATGCCATTCAAACTGCCTTGGGAGGTTACCAAAGCATTAAAGAACTGGTTGTTCCAACCGGCAGATTGCATAAGCAAATGAACCTCGTTTACGACAGGCTGACCTCCATTCCCGGCATAACCTGCGTAAAACCAAAAGGTTCTTTATATGTTTTCCCAAAAATTGATCTGAAAAAATTCGGTCTAAAAACGGACGAACAGTTTGTCTATGACTTGCTAAGCGATCAAAAAGTACTCGTAGTGGCCGGAACTGGCTTCAATTACATTAGCGATGATCATTTCAGGATTGTGTTTTTACCAACAATCGATGAACTGAACCAGGCAATGGATAAGATTGAGTTCTTTTTCGAAAACCGCCGCATTCTGTCCACGCGGACTGTGGAAGATGTGATAGCCTGA
- a CDS encoding BT_3987 domain-containing protein, giving the protein MNYSIKIAGLFLFGVAMTSCLKDDISLDPDKSTNVVEFKNPSSFASPSGSTYSLYSQSFDLADEADYPVTVSYSGADVAPEDITVTLGVDTAAVTQYNTEQEEEFDAITPDLYTIPATVVIPKGQRRAEVVIKLKPSKFDFAKNYVLPIQIKSVSSGIVSGNFGTILLGVKAKNIYDATYAATGYVYHPTAPRAVAKNKPLVTVSPTTVSVELGDLGGSGYNANLTVDPKTNKVTITPAAGAAGAPYTQFDKELPAPYKAAWTGAPKANNTYDPATKTFYLRYGYMGANGWRVTEEILVRK; this is encoded by the coding sequence ATGAACTATTCAATAAAAATAGCTGGTCTCTTCCTGTTTGGTGTGGCCATGACATCCTGCCTCAAAGACGACATTTCCCTTGACCCGGACAAGTCGACCAATGTGGTTGAATTTAAAAATCCGTCCAGCTTTGCATCGCCTTCCGGCAGCACGTATTCACTTTATTCCCAATCGTTTGACCTGGCTGATGAAGCCGATTATCCGGTTACTGTCAGTTACTCCGGAGCGGATGTTGCGCCTGAAGACATCACCGTAACATTGGGCGTGGACACAGCTGCGGTAACGCAGTACAACACCGAGCAAGAAGAAGAATTTGACGCCATCACGCCGGATCTTTATACAATTCCTGCGACAGTAGTCATTCCAAAAGGACAGCGCAGGGCGGAGGTGGTGATCAAACTGAAACCTTCGAAATTCGATTTTGCTAAAAATTACGTGCTTCCGATCCAGATCAAGTCGGTTTCCAGTGGCATTGTAAGCGGCAATTTCGGAACGATCCTGCTGGGAGTGAAGGCTAAAAACATTTACGACGCCACTTACGCAGCAACCGGATATGTGTATCACCCGACTGCACCAAGAGCCGTTGCGAAGAACAAACCCTTGGTAACTGTATCGCCAACAACCGTTTCGGTAGAGCTGGGTGACTTAGGAGGATCGGGGTACAATGCTAATCTGACGGTTGATCCAAAAACCAATAAGGTAACCATCACACCCGCAGCAGGAGCGGCAGGAGCGCCTTACACGCAATTTGACAAAGAATTGCCTGCGCCCTACAAAGCTGCCTGGACCGGTGCCCCAAAGGCAAATAACACTTATGATCCGGCAACCAAAACCTTTTATCTGAGATATGGATATATGGGGGCCAACGGATGGCGGGTTACGGAGGAGATTTTGGTAAGAAAATAA